In bacterium, the genomic window GTGGCCGCGACGTTGCTGTGCGCGACCAGGGCGATGTAGGTGGTGACGGCGCCTTTGAGGTAGCTGATCACCAACACCAGGACGGTCAGGGCCACGCACACGATCGAGCTGCTGAAGGACGCGATCGCCAGCGCGATGGCGGACAGCACGACGAACGACAGCCACAAGAAGTAGCCGGCCTTAACGGCCTCGAACGCCGATCCGCCCCGGTCGACGTGGACGAAGAACACTAAGATGCCGACCATCGGCGCGACGGCGAGCGCGGTGGCCGCGATCGAGCCGGCGAACTTCCCGAGCATGAGCTCTACACGGCGAACCGGTTTGCTGAGCACGTTGTAAATCGTCCGGCTCTCAATCTCGCCCGACAACTGCGTGCTGACCAGGGCCAGCGTGGCCAGCGTGCCGAACAGGAAAATCACGGTGATGCCGACGTCTTTGAAGAACTTGATCTCCACCCCCAATTGAAAGAACGAAAGGAAGGCGCTGCTGATGATGACGCCGCACCCGAACAGGGCCAGGGCCGGCAGGGTCCGGCGCCGCCACGCCTCCCGCATGACCTGACGCGCCACGACCAGGACGATCGACGCGCTCACGCGGCGCCTCCATCAAAACGCGCCGCGTAGCGAGGTCCTGATCCGCCGCCGCCGGGATCAACGGCACGATCTGTTCCCCCGTCCGGCTGCCCGACCAGCTTGAC contains:
- a CDS encoding ABC transporter permease subunit; this translates as MSASIVLVVARQVMREAWRRRTLPALALFGCGVIISSAFLSFFQLGVEIKFFKDVGITVIFLFGTLATLALVSTQLSGEIESRTIYNVLSKPVRRVELMLGKFAGSIAATALAVAPMVGILVFFVHVDRGGSAFEAVKAGYFLWLSFVVLSAIALAIASFSSSIVCVALTVLVLVISYLKGAVTTYIALVAHSNVAATAGQAIYYLLPNFENFNVRTAVVHNMIVPWPYVFRTSLYAAALVAFSLYLGVQVFEEREF